One Phocoena phocoena chromosome 5, mPhoPho1.1, whole genome shotgun sequence genomic region harbors:
- the LOC136123722 gene encoding LOW QUALITY PROTEIN: histone H2A.N-like (The sequence of the model RefSeq protein was modified relative to this genomic sequence to represent the inferred CDS: inserted 2 bases in 1 codon), giving the protein MYFMCLHGXFPRKKTKMCSLDTKKYECTSSALGKKRRKSEAYFSYMGEILKQTHPDFSGCSWVLDALGSLEDWRLEQISLEATRRSFNNHRKAVTGRQLLEAVKQRSSLKSFWINEVFLNGPVVGNDCTCPPKLYASEGWVGDNVSKKYWLQQESWCSTPGLWVLCV; this is encoded by the exons ATGTACTTCATGTGCTTACATGG CTTCCCTAGGAAGAAGACTAAAATGTGTAGTCTAGACACAAAGAAGTATGAGTGTACCAGTTCAGCTcttgggaagaagaggaggaaaagtgaGGCTTATTTTAGTTATATGGGGGAAATCCTAAAGCAAACCCACCCAGACTTCAGTGGATGCTCCTGGGTCTTGGATGCTCTGGGCTCTCTGGAGGATTGGCGACTGGAACAGATTAGCCTGGAGGCAACTAGACGGTCCTTTAACAACCACAGAAAAGCTGTCACTGGCAGACAGCTCCTTGAAGCAGTCAAGCAGAGATCCTCTCTGAAGAGCTTTTGGATAAATGAAGTGTTTCTGAATGGCCCTGTTGTTGGAAATGATTGCACTTGCCCCCCAAAATTGTATGCATCAGAGGGCTGGGTTGGAGACAATGTATCTAAGAAGTACTGGCTACAACAGGAGTCTTGGTGCTCCACACCTGGTCTCTGGGTCCTGTGTGTTTAG